One window from the genome of Sulfodiicoccus acidiphilus encodes:
- a CDS encoding P-II family nitrogen regulator, whose protein sequence is MKKVEAIIRQSRLDWVKNSLVKVGIKGMTVSEVKGFGSQKGRYIYRAEEEVVDFLPKVKVEVVVPDEMVEKVVEAIVSVARTGEIGDGKIFVTHVETAIRIRTGERDEKAI, encoded by the coding sequence GTGAAGAAGGTGGAGGCCATAATTAGACAGTCCAGACTAGACTGGGTGAAGAACTCCCTAGTCAAGGTGGGGATCAAGGGAATGACAGTGAGCGAAGTCAAGGGTTTCGGGAGTCAGAAAGGGAGGTACATATACAGGGCTGAAGAAGAGGTAGTAGACTTCCTCCCAAAGGTGAAGGTGGAGGTGGTGGTTCCTGACGAAATGGTGGAGAAGGTGGTGGAAGCTATAGTCTCCGTAGCGAGGACAGGGGAGATAGGGGACGGGAAGATATTCGTGACACACGTGGAAACTGCAATCAGAATAAGGACAGGGGAGAGGGACGAAAAGGCCATATAG
- a CDS encoding 2-hydroxyacid dehydrogenase, whose protein sequence is MVPKVLVTRKFFPDVFSTSGYQVEYWEGRGPVTRDRLLRGDFDALVSMLFDRIDCEVLSSPRLRLVAQYAVGYDNIDLQCATSRGIYVTNTPDVLTEATAEFTWALIMAAARRVVEGDAMVRSGKWAEHDVPWDPTLLLGMELKGKQLGVVGFGRIGLRVGEIGRAFGMNVAYWSRGRRFVPWATRMELESLFSTSDVISVNLPLTPETKHLVGERLLSLVKPTAILVNTARGPVVDTEALVRALSSGRVAAVGLDVFEEEPLPPDSPLCRFNNVVLAPHLGSATTEARRAMALTVVRNLRAFLEGDVPPTLVNREVVSFRRPGFGN, encoded by the coding sequence GTGGTTCCTAAAGTCCTGGTGACTAGGAAGTTCTTCCCGGACGTTTTCTCGACTTCAGGCTACCAAGTGGAGTATTGGGAAGGAAGGGGCCCCGTGACGCGAGATAGGCTACTGAGAGGAGACTTCGACGCCCTAGTTTCCATGCTCTTCGACAGGATCGACTGCGAGGTTCTCTCCTCCCCTAGGCTCAGGTTAGTTGCCCAGTACGCAGTAGGTTACGATAACATCGACCTCCAATGTGCTACTTCTCGGGGGATCTACGTCACCAACACGCCTGACGTGCTAACTGAAGCGACTGCGGAGTTCACGTGGGCCCTGATAATGGCAGCAGCGAGACGCGTAGTCGAGGGAGACGCCATGGTCAGGTCAGGTAAGTGGGCAGAGCACGACGTCCCATGGGATCCGACTCTCCTGTTAGGTATGGAGTTGAAGGGGAAGCAACTCGGGGTCGTGGGGTTCGGCAGAATAGGGCTGAGAGTGGGTGAAATAGGGAGGGCATTCGGGATGAACGTCGCATACTGGTCTAGAGGAAGGAGGTTCGTCCCGTGGGCCACCAGGATGGAGCTTGAGAGCCTCTTCTCGACATCGGACGTGATCAGCGTGAATCTCCCCCTGACACCGGAAACCAAGCACCTCGTAGGTGAGAGGCTCTTGTCGTTAGTGAAGCCCACAGCCATACTCGTCAACACCGCCAGAGGTCCGGTGGTAGACACTGAGGCCCTTGTGAGGGCATTGAGCTCAGGGAGGGTCGCGGCCGTTGGATTGGACGTCTTCGAGGAGGAACCCCTCCCACCCGACAGTCCCCTCTGCAGGTTTAACAACGTGGTTCTCGCACCTCATCTGGGGAGCGCCACGACGGAAGCCAGGAGGGCCATGGCCCTCACGGTGGTCAGAAACCTCAGAGCCTTCCTAGAGGGAGATGTCCCTCCCACCCTAGTCAACAGGGAGGTCGTAAGCTTCAGGAGGCCTGGATTCGGGAATTAG